The DNA sequence GGAGAAGATTTGCTGGAAGTTGAACATGGGGCAGGAAAATGTGGCAAGCGCGGGGCGGGCTGTCGGCTTTTTGCCGGCTGCCCGCTAATCGTTGCGGGAAATTGCGGAATCGTTGCAAAAAGCAGCTGGGGCCCCTAATTGCTCCCGGCGATTACCGGGCTGCCGGCAAAAAGCCGGCAGCCCGGGCGGGGCCCTAGGCGGCCACATATTCCTTTACAAAAAACTGCACCAGAGCCTCCATTGCGGCGTCGGATACGGCCGGGAAGTTGGCGATGCGAATGGAGGTGTTTTTCAGGGGCCCGTAGCCGCTGCCCAGCGTGAGGCCGGCTTCGAGGGCCTTGCGCTTGATTTCCTCGATGAGCGCGGGCTCGCCTTGCAGGCCGATGACGGTGGTGGAGCGGGCGTCGTGGTTGGCGATGAGCGGCTGCAAGGGCGTGGCCTGCTCGAAGAAGTCGTAGAGCTTCTGGGCACGGTCGGCCAGGTGCTGGGCCACGGCCTTAATGGGCTCGCGGTCGGCCATCACGCGGCTCAACAGGTAAATGCCCAGCACGTTGGGCGTGTAGTTGGTCTGGTGGTTGAGCATGTTGCTCAGGGCGGCGGGCAGGCCGTTGTAGTGGGCGCGGTCGTTCACCTCCTTGGCCCTGGCCACGGCGCGGGGCGAGAGGATGAGCACGCCCAGGCCGGCGGGCAGCCCGAAGCACTTCTGCACCGAGCCGAACCACACATCGGCCTTGATGAACTTGAGGTTGAGGCCGGCCAGCGAGCTGGTGGCGTCCACGGCCAGCAGGGCCCCGCCGAGGCGATTATAAAGCTGGAGGATGTGGGTTTCGCGGATTTGGGTGGCCGTGCTGGTTTCGTTCTGGGTGAGGCACACCAGGTCGGTATCCTCGCCTACGAAGGGCAGGGCCCCCATGTCGGGCACCTCTTCGAGGCCAAACTGCACGTCGGTGGTTCCGGGCCGCAGGGCCCGGGCGTAGTCGAACCACTTCTTGCCAAACTCGCCGTTGTAGAGGTGGAAGCTGCGGCGCGGCGTAAGGCCCTGGGCCAGGATTTCCCAGCACTCGGTGGCCGAGCCGGTGAACAGCACCGTGTAGTCCTGCGGAATGTTGAGCTTGAGCTTGAGGTCCGTTACAGCCTGGCGCACCAGGCTCGTGAACCGCTCACCGCGGTGCGGGGCCGAAAGCCAGCCCTCGTCGTAGGCGTCTTGCAGGTATTGCCGCACGGCGGGGTACACGGCCGCGGGGCCAACGTTGAACGTGAATTGCTGAGGCACGGGAAGGGTCGGGTAAGGTCGGAGGGATGGAATGGGGCCCAGC is a window from the Hymenobacter nivis genome containing:
- a CDS encoding aminotransferase class V-fold PLP-dependent enzyme, which produces MPQQFTFNVGPAAVYPAVRQYLQDAYDEGWLSAPHRGERFTSLVRQAVTDLKLKLNIPQDYTVLFTGSATECWEILAQGLTPRRSFHLYNGEFGKKWFDYARALRPGTTDVQFGLEEVPDMGALPFVGEDTDLVCLTQNETSTATQIRETHILQLYNRLGGALLAVDATSSLAGLNLKFIKADVWFGSVQKCFGLPAGLGVLILSPRAVARAKEVNDRAHYNGLPAALSNMLNHQTNYTPNVLGIYLLSRVMADREPIKAVAQHLADRAQKLYDFFEQATPLQPLIANHDARSTTVIGLQGEPALIEEIKRKALEAGLTLGSGYGPLKNTSIRIANFPAVSDAAMEALVQFFVKEYVAA